The following proteins come from a genomic window of Girardinichthys multiradiatus isolate DD_20200921_A chromosome 8, DD_fGirMul_XY1, whole genome shotgun sequence:
- the anxa4 gene encoding annexin A4: protein MAAIGNRGTVTEASGFDAAADAQKLRGAMKGAGTDEAAIIDVLAHRTIAQRQRIKEAYKQTVGKELADELSSELSGNFKDVVLGLLMLPPVYDAYELKSAMKGAGTEEACLIDILASRTNAEINAINVIYKKEYGKTLEDAVSGDTSGMFKRVLVSLLTAGRDEGDKVDDAQAVQDAKDIYEAGEARWGTDEVKFLTVLCVRNRKHLLKVFDEYQKISGKDIEESIKREMSGCLEDVFLAIVKCMRSKPAFFAERLYKSMKGLGTTDSVLIRIMVSRAEIDMLDIKAEFQKMYKKSLHSFIKGDTSGDYRKILLELCGSE, encoded by the exons ATGGCAGCA ATTGGAAACCGTGGAACCGTGACCGAGGCATCTGGTTTTGATGCCGCAGCCGATGCCCAGAAACTGAGAGGAGCCATGAAGGGAGCCG GGACGGATGAGGCGGCTATCATTGACGTTCTGGCGCACCGTACGATTGCCCAGAGGCAGCGCATCAAGGAGGCCTATAAACAAACTGTCGGGAAG GAGCTGGCTGATGAGCTGTCTTCAGAGCTGAGTGGGAACTTCaaggatgttgttctgggtctGCTGATGCTGCCGCCCGTCTATGATGCCTATGAGCTGAAAAGTGCAATGAAG GGGGCTGGAACAGAAGAGGCCTGCCTTATTGATATTCTGGCTTCAAGAACCAATGCTGAAATAAATGCCATCAATGTGATCTATAAGAAAG AATATGGGAAGACCCTGGAGGATGCTGTGTCTGGGGACACCTCTGGGATGTTTAAAAGGGTTTTGGTCTCTTTGCTCACA GCTGGACGAGATGAAGGCGATAAAGTGGACGACGCCCAGGCTGTTCAAGATGCAAAG GACATCTATGAGGCTGGAGAGGCTCGTTGGGGCACAGATGAGGTTAAATTCCTCACAGTACTGTGTGTTAGGAACAGAAAGCATCTGCTGAAAG TGTTTGATGAGTATCAGAAGATTTCTGGGAAAGACATCGAGGAAAGCATCAAGAGGGAGATGTCCGGCTGCTTGGAGGACGTCTTTCTTGCCATAG TGAAATGCATGAGGAGCAAGCCAGCATTCTTTGCTGAACGACTATACAAGTCAATGAAG GGGCTGGGCACCACAGACAGCGTCCTCATCAGAATAATGGTCTCCAGGGCTGAAATCGACATGTTGGACATTAAGGCTGAGTTTCAGAAGATGTATAAAAAGTCTCTACACTCTTTCATCAAG GGAGACACATCAGGCGACTACCGTAAAATCCTGCTGGAGCTGTGCGGCAGCGAATAG